The Coffea arabica cultivar ET-39 chromosome 8e, Coffea Arabica ET-39 HiFi, whole genome shotgun sequence genome window below encodes:
- the LOC113702792 gene encoding uncharacterized protein isoform X2 has product MLPDTIITSDTPSSSSQFNSSSRIICRVCQKQYSQYTCPRCNTRYCSLPCYKSHSLHCTESFMRENVEEELRQLQPDDESKQKMLHILKRFHSEEQEMDYMDEHGSQVGLDDLSVEEQKHFLRAIASGELSKLLKPWEPWWLKRSANYTRLSQDGTQLVQPLDNTGKLASSHDNIENDQVYDIPPGPDAPLPSVRRLSATEPSPLLTVHLVDIIYSYCFTLRLYNGDWSSDSTGSVEVLLSISSVLGQGGQPETVLEALSYCSEQTCSPAYRHMGGSQFALNLMDDVTSVLYLGGAAIVCLLCDLQRLIQAAEKEFKSEKSGKSRGSKIKTKLKSAERKVYFIKCWANEQPNEAWSSLAAIVKAEKSSAMAYITRGRYSSKKEEGSKPKDKPMICEFQ; this is encoded by the exons ATGCTGCCTGATACAATAATCACCTCCGACACGCCCTCGTCTTCATCCCAATTCAACTCCTCGTCTCGAATAATCTGCCGCGT ATGTCAAAAACAATATTCACAGTATACTTGCCCGCGCTGCAATACTCGGTATTGCTCCCTCCCTTGTTACAAG TCTCACAGTCTTCATTGCACTGAGTCCTTTATGAGGGAGAACGTCGAGGAGGAACTGAGACAGTTGCAGCCTGATGatgaaagtaaacaaaaaaTGCTGCATATCCTTAAGCGATTCCATTCGGAAGAGCAGGAGATGGATTACATGGATGAGCATG GAAGTCAGGTAGGCCTTGATGATCTCTCTGTGGAAGAGCAGAAGCATTTCCTAAGAGCTATAGCCTCAGGAGAGCTGAGCAAACTGCTCAAGCCATGGGAGCCTTGGTGGTTGAAGCGTTCTGCTAATTATACACGTCTCAGCCAGGATGGAACCCAACTCGTTCAACCACTTGACAACACAGGAAAACTAGCTTCATCCCACGATAATATTGAAAACGATCAGGTCTATGACATTCCACCGGGCCCTGATGCTCCTCTACCTTCTGTTAGAAGGCTTAGTGCTACTGAACCATCCCCTCTATTGACAGTTCACCTTGTTGACATCATATACAGTTACTGTTTTACCCTTCGCCTTTACAATGGGGATTGGTCGTCAGATTCCACAGGATCTGTGGAAGTTCTTCTGAGTATTTCTTCTGTTTTGGGCCAAGGCGGGCAGCCAGAGACCGTGTTGGAAGCCCTGTCATATTGCTCGGAGCAGACCTGCTCTCCAGCATATAGACACATGGGTGGGTCACAGTTTGCACTGAACCTTATGGACGATGTAACTAGTGTACTTTATCTTGGGGGTGCTGCAATAGTCTGCTTGCTCTGTGATCTTCAGAGGCTGATTCAGGCAGCAGAGAAAGAGTTCAAGTCAGAGAAATCAGGAAAATCAAGAGGGTCGAAAATAAAGACGAAACTGAAGTCGGCTGAGCGAAAGGTTTACTTTATCAAATGTTGGGCTAATGAGCAGCCAAACGAAGCATGGTCTTCTCTAGCTGCTATAGTGAAGGCAGAGAAGAGTTCAGCTATGGCATATATAACCAGAGGAAGATATTCTTCGAAAAAGGAGGAAGGGTCTAAACCCAAAGACAAGCCAATGATTTGCGAGTTTCAGTAA
- the LOC113702792 gene encoding uncharacterized protein isoform X3 translates to MSKTIFTVYLPALQYSSHSLHCTESFMRENVEEELRQLQPDDESKQKMLHILKRFHSEEQEMDYMDEHGSDSDSESLFAEETVRKILSGSQVGLDDLSVEEQKHFLRAIASGELSKLLKPWEPWWLKRSANYTRLSQDGTQLVQPLDNTGKLASSHDNIENDQVYDIPPGPDAPLPSVRRLSATEPSPLLTVHLVDIIYSYCFTLRLYNGDWSSDSTGSVEVLLSISSVLGQGGQPETVLEALSYCSEQTCSPAYRHMGGSQFALNLMDDVTSVLYLGGAAIVCLLCDLQRLIQAAEKEFKSEKSGKSRGSKIKTKLKSAERKVYFIKCWANEQPNEAWSSLAAIVKAEKSSAMAYITRGRYSSKKEEGSKPKDKPMICEFQ, encoded by the exons ATGTCAAAAACAATATTCACAGTATACTTGCCCGCGCTGCAATACTCG TCTCACAGTCTTCATTGCACTGAGTCCTTTATGAGGGAGAACGTCGAGGAGGAACTGAGACAGTTGCAGCCTGATGatgaaagtaaacaaaaaaTGCTGCATATCCTTAAGCGATTCCATTCGGAAGAGCAGGAGATGGATTACATGGATGAGCATG GTTCAGATTCAGACTCAGAGTCACTTTTTGCAGAGGAGACTGTTCGAAAGATTTTATCTG GAAGTCAGGTAGGCCTTGATGATCTCTCTGTGGAAGAGCAGAAGCATTTCCTAAGAGCTATAGCCTCAGGAGAGCTGAGCAAACTGCTCAAGCCATGGGAGCCTTGGTGGTTGAAGCGTTCTGCTAATTATACACGTCTCAGCCAGGATGGAACCCAACTCGTTCAACCACTTGACAACACAGGAAAACTAGCTTCATCCCACGATAATATTGAAAACGATCAGGTCTATGACATTCCACCGGGCCCTGATGCTCCTCTACCTTCTGTTAGAAGGCTTAGTGCTACTGAACCATCCCCTCTATTGACAGTTCACCTTGTTGACATCATATACAGTTACTGTTTTACCCTTCGCCTTTACAATGGGGATTGGTCGTCAGATTCCACAGGATCTGTGGAAGTTCTTCTGAGTATTTCTTCTGTTTTGGGCCAAGGCGGGCAGCCAGAGACCGTGTTGGAAGCCCTGTCATATTGCTCGGAGCAGACCTGCTCTCCAGCATATAGACACATGGGTGGGTCACAGTTTGCACTGAACCTTATGGACGATGTAACTAGTGTACTTTATCTTGGGGGTGCTGCAATAGTCTGCTTGCTCTGTGATCTTCAGAGGCTGATTCAGGCAGCAGAGAAAGAGTTCAAGTCAGAGAAATCAGGAAAATCAAGAGGGTCGAAAATAAAGACGAAACTGAAGTCGGCTGAGCGAAAGGTTTACTTTATCAAATGTTGGGCTAATGAGCAGCCAAACGAAGCATGGTCTTCTCTAGCTGCTATAGTGAAGGCAGAGAAGAGTTCAGCTATGGCATATATAACCAGAGGAAGATATTCTTCGAAAAAGGAGGAAGGGTCTAAACCCAAAGACAAGCCAATGATTTGCGAGTTTCAGTAA
- the LOC113702792 gene encoding uncharacterized protein isoform X1, which yields MLPDTIITSDTPSSSSQFNSSSRIICRVCQKQYSQYTCPRCNTRYCSLPCYKSHSLHCTESFMRENVEEELRQLQPDDESKQKMLHILKRFHSEEQEMDYMDEHGSDSDSESLFAEETVRKILSGSQVGLDDLSVEEQKHFLRAIASGELSKLLKPWEPWWLKRSANYTRLSQDGTQLVQPLDNTGKLASSHDNIENDQVYDIPPGPDAPLPSVRRLSATEPSPLLTVHLVDIIYSYCFTLRLYNGDWSSDSTGSVEVLLSISSVLGQGGQPETVLEALSYCSEQTCSPAYRHMGGSQFALNLMDDVTSVLYLGGAAIVCLLCDLQRLIQAAEKEFKSEKSGKSRGSKIKTKLKSAERKVYFIKCWANEQPNEAWSSLAAIVKAEKSSAMAYITRGRYSSKKEEGSKPKDKPMICEFQ from the exons ATGCTGCCTGATACAATAATCACCTCCGACACGCCCTCGTCTTCATCCCAATTCAACTCCTCGTCTCGAATAATCTGCCGCGT ATGTCAAAAACAATATTCACAGTATACTTGCCCGCGCTGCAATACTCGGTATTGCTCCCTCCCTTGTTACAAG TCTCACAGTCTTCATTGCACTGAGTCCTTTATGAGGGAGAACGTCGAGGAGGAACTGAGACAGTTGCAGCCTGATGatgaaagtaaacaaaaaaTGCTGCATATCCTTAAGCGATTCCATTCGGAAGAGCAGGAGATGGATTACATGGATGAGCATG GTTCAGATTCAGACTCAGAGTCACTTTTTGCAGAGGAGACTGTTCGAAAGATTTTATCTG GAAGTCAGGTAGGCCTTGATGATCTCTCTGTGGAAGAGCAGAAGCATTTCCTAAGAGCTATAGCCTCAGGAGAGCTGAGCAAACTGCTCAAGCCATGGGAGCCTTGGTGGTTGAAGCGTTCTGCTAATTATACACGTCTCAGCCAGGATGGAACCCAACTCGTTCAACCACTTGACAACACAGGAAAACTAGCTTCATCCCACGATAATATTGAAAACGATCAGGTCTATGACATTCCACCGGGCCCTGATGCTCCTCTACCTTCTGTTAGAAGGCTTAGTGCTACTGAACCATCCCCTCTATTGACAGTTCACCTTGTTGACATCATATACAGTTACTGTTTTACCCTTCGCCTTTACAATGGGGATTGGTCGTCAGATTCCACAGGATCTGTGGAAGTTCTTCTGAGTATTTCTTCTGTTTTGGGCCAAGGCGGGCAGCCAGAGACCGTGTTGGAAGCCCTGTCATATTGCTCGGAGCAGACCTGCTCTCCAGCATATAGACACATGGGTGGGTCACAGTTTGCACTGAACCTTATGGACGATGTAACTAGTGTACTTTATCTTGGGGGTGCTGCAATAGTCTGCTTGCTCTGTGATCTTCAGAGGCTGATTCAGGCAGCAGAGAAAGAGTTCAAGTCAGAGAAATCAGGAAAATCAAGAGGGTCGAAAATAAAGACGAAACTGAAGTCGGCTGAGCGAAAGGTTTACTTTATCAAATGTTGGGCTAATGAGCAGCCAAACGAAGCATGGTCTTCTCTAGCTGCTATAGTGAAGGCAGAGAAGAGTTCAGCTATGGCATATATAACCAGAGGAAGATATTCTTCGAAAAAGGAGGAAGGGTCTAAACCCAAAGACAAGCCAATGATTTGCGAGTTTCAGTAA